In a genomic window of Sphingomonas koreensis:
- the rpoB gene encoding DNA-directed RNA polymerase subunit beta, translating into MATKAIEGGTAKRRIRKVFGDIHEVVQMPNLIEVQRESYEQFLRSDPSIGYVSGLEKTLRSVFPIRDFAGTAELDFVTYELEQPKFDVEECRQRGITYAAPMRVTLRLIVFEVDPDTEARSVLDIKEQDVYMGDMPLMTGNGTFFINGTERVIVSQMHRSPGVLFDHDRGKTHASGKYLFAARVIPYRGSWLDFEFDAKDIVNVRIDRKRKLPVTSLLYALGLNSEEILNHFYNTVTFVRGPGGWQIPFQPENWRGAKPAFDIIDAKTGEVVFPAGQKISPRAANKAQKDGLETLLIPTEEIFNRYSAFDLINESTGEIYIEAGDEVSAENLEKLDKAGIERIELLDIDHVSTGPWIRNTLKADKAEEREQALSDIYRVMRPGEPPTLETAESLFGGLFFDPERYDLSAVGRVKLNMRLDLDAEDTVTTLRTEDILAVVKTLVDLKDGKGEVDDIDNLGNRRVRSVGELLENQYRVGLLRMERAVKERMSSVDVSTVMPNDLINAKPAVAAVREFFGSSQLSQFMDQTNPLSEVTHKRRVSALGPGGLTRERAGFEVRDVHPTHYGRICPIETPEGPNIGLINSLASFSRVNKYGFIETPYRKVIDGKVTNEVVYLSAMEEAKHTIAQASAEVDGDNRFTEELVSARQAGEFLMALPDQITLMDVSPKQLVSVAASLIPFLENDDANRALMGSNMQRQAVPLVKAEAPFVGTGMEETVARDSGAAIAARRAGIVDQVDASRIVIRATGEVSAEESGVDIYTLMKFERSNQSTCINQRPLVKVGDVVNVGDVIADGPSTEFGELALGRNALVAFMPWNGYNYEDSILISERIVKDDVFTSIHIDEFEVMARDTKLGPEDITRDIPNVGEEALRNLDEAGIVYVGAEVEPGDILVGKITPKGESPMTPEEKLLRAIFGEKASDVRDTSLRLPPGVSGTIVDVRVFNRHGIDKDERAMAIEREEIERLKKDSDDERNILNRATWSRLREMLLGQTATGTPKGLKKGSVIDEDLLDSVDRHEWWKFAVQDDKVQSDLEAVKGQYDEAVKRIKDKFEDRREKLERGDELPPGVLKMVKVFVAVKRKLQPGDKMAGRHGNKGVISRILPVEDMPFLEDGTPVDLVLNPLGVPSRMNVGQIFETHLGWAARNLGMQVASALEDWREANPDAKAGEMPAAVKDRLVEIYGDHYAADIQARSPEQVVELIQNVRTGIPMGTPVFDGARESDVSDMLELAGLDTSGQSILFDGRTGDAFDRKVTVGIIYMLKLHHLVDDKIHARSIGPYSLVTQQPLGGKAQFGGQRFGEMEVWALQAYGAAYTLQEMLTVKSDDVVGRTKVYEAIVKGDDTFEAGIPESFNVLVKEMRSLGLNVELKNLDEIEDGDELAEAAE; encoded by the coding sequence ATGGCAACCAAGGCGATCGAAGGCGGCACCGCAAAGCGCCGCATCCGCAAGGTGTTCGGCGACATCCACGAAGTGGTCCAGATGCCGAACCTGATCGAGGTTCAGCGCGAATCCTACGAACAGTTCCTCCGCAGCGATCCTTCGATCGGCTATGTGTCGGGTCTCGAGAAGACGCTGCGCAGCGTGTTCCCGATCCGCGATTTCGCCGGCACCGCCGAGCTCGACTTCGTCACCTATGAGCTCGAGCAGCCCAAGTTCGACGTCGAGGAATGCCGTCAGCGCGGCATCACCTACGCGGCTCCGATGCGCGTCACCCTCCGCCTGATCGTGTTCGAGGTCGACCCCGATACGGAAGCCCGCTCGGTGCTCGATATCAAGGAGCAGGACGTCTATATGGGCGATATGCCCCTGATGACGGGCAACGGCACCTTCTTCATCAACGGCACCGAGCGCGTTATCGTCAGCCAGATGCACCGGTCGCCGGGCGTCCTGTTCGACCATGACCGCGGCAAGACCCACGCTTCGGGCAAGTATCTGTTCGCGGCGCGCGTGATCCCGTACCGCGGCTCGTGGCTGGACTTCGAGTTCGACGCCAAGGACATCGTCAACGTCCGCATCGACCGCAAGCGCAAGCTGCCGGTGACCTCGCTGCTCTATGCCCTGGGCCTGAACAGCGAAGAGATCCTCAACCACTTCTACAACACCGTGACCTTCGTGCGCGGTCCGGGCGGCTGGCAGATCCCCTTCCAGCCCGAGAACTGGCGCGGCGCGAAGCCGGCGTTCGACATCATCGACGCCAAGACCGGCGAAGTGGTGTTTCCCGCCGGCCAGAAGATCAGCCCGCGTGCCGCCAACAAGGCGCAGAAGGACGGTCTCGAGACGCTGCTCATCCCCACCGAGGAGATCTTCAACCGCTACTCGGCGTTCGACCTGATCAACGAGTCGACGGGCGAAATCTACATCGAGGCGGGCGACGAAGTGTCGGCCGAGAACCTCGAGAAGCTCGACAAGGCGGGCATCGAGCGCATCGAGCTGCTCGACATCGACCACGTCTCGACCGGTCCGTGGATCCGCAATACGCTCAAGGCCGACAAGGCCGAGGAGCGCGAGCAGGCGCTGTCCGACATCTATCGCGTCATGCGCCCCGGCGAGCCGCCGACGCTCGAGACGGCGGAATCGCTGTTCGGCGGCCTGTTCTTCGATCCGGAGCGCTACGACCTGTCGGCCGTGGGCCGCGTCAAGCTGAACATGCGCCTTGACCTCGACGCCGAGGACACGGTGACGACGCTGCGCACCGAGGACATCCTGGCCGTCGTCAAGACGCTGGTCGATCTCAAGGACGGCAAGGGCGAGGTCGACGACATCGACAATCTCGGCAATCGCCGCGTCCGTTCGGTGGGCGAGCTGCTCGAGAACCAGTACCGCGTCGGCCTGCTCCGCATGGAGCGCGCCGTGAAGGAGCGCATGAGCTCGGTCGACGTGTCGACCGTGATGCCGAACGACCTGATCAACGCGAAGCCGGCCGTTGCGGCGGTCCGCGAGTTCTTCGGCTCGTCGCAGCTCTCGCAGTTCATGGACCAGACCAACCCGCTGTCGGAAGTCACCCACAAGCGCCGCGTGTCGGCGCTTGGGCCGGGTGGTCTCACCCGTGAACGCGCCGGCTTCGAAGTCCGCGACGTTCACCCGACGCACTATGGCCGTATCTGCCCGATCGAGACGCCGGAAGGCCCGAACATCGGCCTGATCAACTCGCTGGCGAGCTTCTCGCGCGTCAACAAGTACGGCTTCATCGAGACGCCGTACCGCAAGGTGATCGACGGCAAGGTGACCAACGAGGTCGTCTATCTCTCAGCGATGGAAGAGGCCAAGCACACCATCGCCCAGGCTTCGGCCGAGGTCGATGGCGACAACCGCTTCACCGAGGAACTGGTCTCGGCACGTCAGGCAGGCGAGTTCCTGATGGCGCTCCCCGACCAGATCACGCTGATGGACGTCAGCCCCAAGCAGCTCGTCTCGGTCGCGGCCTCGCTCATTCCGTTCCTGGAAAACGACGACGCCAACCGCGCGCTCATGGGATCGAACATGCAGCGTCAGGCCGTGCCGCTGGTGAAGGCGGAAGCGCCCTTCGTCGGCACCGGCATGGAAGAGACCGTCGCGCGTGACTCCGGCGCCGCGATCGCCGCGCGCCGTGCGGGCATCGTCGACCAGGTCGACGCGTCGCGCATCGTCATCCGCGCTACCGGTGAGGTCTCGGCGGAAGAAAGCGGCGTCGACATCTACACGCTGATGAAGTTCGAGCGTTCGAACCAGTCGACCTGCATCAACCAGCGTCCGCTGGTGAAGGTGGGCGACGTCGTCAACGTGGGCGACGTGATCGCCGACGGCCCATCGACCGAGTTCGGTGAGCTGGCGCTGGGCCGCAACGCGCTCGTCGCGTTCATGCCCTGGAACGGCTACAACTACGAGGACTCGATCCTCATCAGCGAGCGGATCGTGAAGGACGACGTGTTCACGTCGATCCATATCGACGAGTTCGAGGTCATGGCCCGCGACACCAAGCTCGGGCCGGAAGACATCACCCGCGACATCCCGAACGTGGGTGAGGAAGCGCTGCGCAACCTCGACGAGGCGGGCATCGTCTATGTCGGCGCCGAGGTCGAGCCGGGCGACATCCTGGTCGGCAAGATCACGCCGAAGGGCGAAAGCCCGATGACGCCGGAAGAAAAGCTCCTCCGCGCCATCTTCGGTGAAAAGGCCTCGGACGTCCGCGACACCTCGCTCCGCCTGCCCCCGGGCGTGTCGGGCACGATCGTCGACGTTCGCGTCTTCAATCGTCACGGCATCGACAAGGACGAGCGCGCGATGGCGATCGAGCGCGAGGAGATCGAGCGCCTGAAGAAGGACTCGGACGACGAGCGCAACATCCTCAACCGCGCGACCTGGTCGCGTCTGCGCGAGATGCTGCTCGGGCAGACCGCGACCGGCACGCCCAAGGGCCTCAAGAAGGGCTCGGTGATCGACGAGGACCTGCTCGACAGCGTCGATCGCCACGAATGGTGGAAGTTCGCGGTTCAGGACGACAAGGTTCAGAGCGACCTGGAAGCGGTGAAGGGCCAGTATGACGAGGCCGTGAAGCGCATCAAGGACAAGTTCGAGGACCGCCGCGAGAAGCTGGAGCGGGGCGACGAGCTGCCGCCGGGCGTGCTCAAGATGGTCAAGGTCTTCGTCGCGGTGAAGCGCAAGCTGCAGCCGGGCGACAAGATGGCCGGCCGTCACGGCAACAAGGGCGTCATCAGCCGCATCCTGCCGGTCGAGGACATGCCGTTCCTGGAGGACGGCACCCCGGTCGATCTCGTGCTCAACCCGCTGGGCGTGCCGTCGCGCATGAACGTCGGTCAGATCTTCGAGACGCATCTTGGCTGGGCCGCACGCAACCTGGGTATGCAGGTCGCGAGCGCGCTGGAAGACTGGCGTGAGGCCAATCCGGACGCCAAGGCCGGCGAAATGCCGGCCGCGGTCAAGGATCGCCTGGTCGAGATCTATGGCGATCACTATGCCGCCGACATCCAGGCCCGCTCGCCCGAGCAGGTCGTCGAGCTGATCCAGAATGTCCGCACGGGCATCCCGATGGGCACCCCGGTGTTCGACGGCGCGCGCGAGAGCGACGTGTCGGACATGCTGGAGCTGGCGGGTCTCGACACGTCGGGCCAGTCGATCCTGTTCGATGGCCGCACTGGCGACGCCTTCGACCGCAAGGTCACGGTGGGCATCATCTACATGCTGAAGCTCCACCACCTGGTCGACGACAAGATCCACGCCCGTTCGATCGGCCCCTACTCGCTCGTCACCCAGCAGCCGCTGGGCGGCAAGGCGCAGTTCGGCGGCCAGCGCTTCGGCGAAATGGAGGT